One Archangium violaceum genomic window, GGGCATAATGCGTCCGCTCATGACCTCGTCCCCCGACCTCGACGCGTACCGCTCCGAGTTCCCCGTCGTACAGGAGCAGCTCTACTTCAACCACGCGGGGGTCTCCCCCACGAGCCAGCGGGTCGCTACCGCCATACGCGAGTGGGTGGATGATCTCCTCCACCACGGCGTCCGCTTCGAGCGCGGTTGGGAGGCCCGTACCGAGGCCACCCGGGGGCTCGCCGCCCGGATGATCGGCGCCGCGCCCGAGGAGATCGCCCTCGTGCGCAACACCAGCCATGGGCTCGGCCTCGTCGCCGAGGGGCTCGACTGGCGTCCCGGGGACGAGGTCGCCGTCGCCTCGTCCATCGAGTACCCCTCCAACATCTACCCCTGGCTGCACCTGCGCGACCGCGGTGTCGTCGTCCGGGAGATCGAGCCCCGCGACGGAGGTGTCACCCCCGAGGCCGTGGCCGCCGCGATCACCCCGCGCACCCGGCTCGTCGCCCTCAGCTCCGTCCAGTTCGCCTCCGGCTACCGCACCGACCTGGAGGCCATTGGCGCCCTCTGCGAGCGCTCGGGCGTCCTCTTCTGCGTGGATGGCATCCAGAGTGTCGGCTGCATCCCCGTGGACGTGAAGAAGAGCCGCATCCACTTCCTCAGCGCCGACAGCCATAAGTGGATGATTGGCGTCTCCGGGATTGGTTTTCTCTACGTGGACCGGAACGTGCTCCCTCGCGTGCGGCCCGTGCTCGTCGGCTGGCGCTCCACCACCGACCTCTGGAACTTCAACCGCTCCCACTTCGAGCTGCGCCCGGACGCCACGAAGTTCGAGGAGGGCAGTCACAACTACGCCGGCACCTATGCGCTCGGCGCCGCCCTCGGTCTTCTTCTGGAAGTGGGGATGGAGAAGGTCGAGGCCCGCATCCGGGAGCTGCTCTCCCACGCGGACGCCGAGCTGCGCGCCATCGGGTGTGAGATCGGGCCTTCTCCCGAGCACCGCGCGGGCATCCTCGCCTTCCTGCCTCCTCGCGGGGATGTGAAGGCGCTCGCTTCGTATCTCTCCGAACGCAACGTCAGCTTCTCGCTTCGTCGCGGCCGCATCCGGATTTCGCCCCACTTCTACAACCAGCCTGGGGAGATCGACCGGCTCGTGGAGATGGTTCGCGCGTTCTCGGGGCGGTGAGGCTCGGGGGGCGCATACCCTCACCCCGACCCTCTCCCAGTGGGAGAGGGAGGGATGGGATGGATGGGGAGGTGCTTGAGCTACTGCGCGGGGAAGAGGTTCTCGATCGACAGGTAACGCTCGCCCGTGTCGTAGCAGAAGCAGAGCACCCGGCTTCCGTCGGGGATGTCCGCCAGCTTCTTGTTCACCGCCGCCAACGCCGCTCCCGAGGAGATGCCCACGAAGATGCCCTCCTCACGCGCCGACCTCTTCGCGAAGTCGAACGCCTCCTCCTCCGCCACCTGGATGACCCCGTCCAGCGCGTCCTTGTGCAGGTTCTTCGGGATGAAGCCCGCTCCGATTCCCTGGATCGGGTGCGGCCCCGGCGCCCCTCCGCTGATCACCGGCGACTTCGCCGGCTCCACCGCGAACACCTTCAGCTTCGGCCACTTCGGCTTCAGCACCTCGGCGCACGCCGTGATGTGCCCGCCCGTTCCCACTCCCGTGATGATGTAGTCCAGGCCCTCCGGGAAGTCGTTGAGGATCTCCTGCGCCGTGGTGCGCTTGTGGATCTCGATGTTCGACTCGTTCTCGAACTGCTGCGGCATCCACGCGTTCGGCGTCTGCGCCACCATCTCCTGCGCCCGGGCAATCGCGCCCTTCATTCCCTGCGCCCTCGGCGTCAGCTCGAACGTCGCCCCGTACGCCGCCATCAGCCGGCGCCGCTCGATGCTCATCGACTCGGGCATCACCAGGATGAGCTTGTAGCCCTTCACCGCCGCCACCATCGCCAGGCCGATGCCCGTGTTGCCCGACGTGGGCTCGATGATGACGCTGTCCTTCTTCAGCAGGCCCCGCTTCTCCGCGTCCTCGATCATCGCCAGGCCGATACGGTCCTTGATGCTCCCGCCCGGATTGGCCCGCTCGAGCTTCATGTACACCTCGACGCGCGAGGGAAAGAGCCGGTTGACGCGGACGTGCGGCGTGTTGCCGATCGTCTCCAGGATGTTGGTAACCTTCATGGGTTTCGAGCCTCGTCGGGAAGCTGTCTGCTACGACAGATGGACATCTGCTATATCAGATGTGGTACTCCAGCTCATCGAATTCCGCATCCCCCTGGCGGTGGCGCACCTCGCTGCGGCGGGTGACCACGGACTCAGGGGGGATGCTGTGGGTGATGAAGGCGTTGCCGGCGATGACGCTGCCGCGGCCCACCACCGTGCTCCCGCCGAGGATGGTGGCGTTGGCGTACACCACCACGT contains:
- a CDS encoding aminotransferase class V-fold PLP-dependent enzyme → MTSSPDLDAYRSEFPVVQEQLYFNHAGVSPTSQRVATAIREWVDDLLHHGVRFERGWEARTEATRGLAARMIGAAPEEIALVRNTSHGLGLVAEGLDWRPGDEVAVASSIEYPSNIYPWLHLRDRGVVVREIEPRDGGVTPEAVAAAITPRTRLVALSSVQFASGYRTDLEAIGALCERSGVLFCVDGIQSVGCIPVDVKKSRIHFLSADSHKWMIGVSGIGFLYVDRNVLPRVRPVLVGWRSTTDLWNFNRSHFELRPDATKFEEGSHNYAGTYALGAALGLLLEVGMEKVEARIRELLSHADAELRAIGCEIGPSPEHRAGILAFLPPRGDVKALASYLSERNVSFSLRRGRIRISPHFYNQPGEIDRLVEMVRAFSGR
- the cysK gene encoding cysteine synthase A codes for the protein MKVTNILETIGNTPHVRVNRLFPSRVEVYMKLERANPGGSIKDRIGLAMIEDAEKRGLLKKDSVIIEPTSGNTGIGLAMVAAVKGYKLILVMPESMSIERRRLMAAYGATFELTPRAQGMKGAIARAQEMVAQTPNAWMPQQFENESNIEIHKRTTAQEILNDFPEGLDYIITGVGTGGHITACAEVLKPKWPKLKVFAVEPAKSPVISGGAPGPHPIQGIGAGFIPKNLHKDALDGVIQVAEEEAFDFAKRSAREEGIFVGISSGAALAAVNKKLADIPDGSRVLCFCYDTGERYLSIENLFPAQ